The genome window CCTTGCCAGCCTAGATGCCGCCTACGGAGGTGACGAAGTCCGGTGTCAACTGGCTGTTGATGCAGATGCCGTACTGAGCGAGATCGACCAAAAGAACCTCGATGATCTCGCTCAGTGGACTGCTGATGTAGTGCGTGGCAGCGCGGGAACGACTGGATGAACAAGGACCACCTCATACTGCGTCTCGACGCACCGCTGATGAGTTTTGGCGGAGTCGTCATCGATAATTTCGGGGAGACGGACGATTGGCCTAGTGCTTCTTTATTGGTCGGCATAATCGGCAACTCCCTCGGATATCGGCGCACGGACAGGGAAGACTTACAGGCTCTGCAAGACCGTCTAGTGTTTGCCTGCCGGGCCGACTGCGAGGGAGAAAGGCTCAGAGACTTCCAGGCTGCGGACTTGAACAAGAACGACAAAGGATGGACAACACATGGGCAACCCGAAGGGCGCGCTGGCGGTGCTAATACCTATATAGGCAAACACCTACGCTATCGCTTCTATTGGACAGACCGGGTGATTACCGTGGCTCTGCGTCTGGAGCCGGCGGAGGGTGAGCTGTCCCTCGACCAAGTTGCCAAAGCATTGGACTATCCGGCACGACCTCTGTTTATAGGCCGAAAACCATGTCTGCCAACAGCGCCGCTTCTCGTTGGTCGAGGTCGAGGAGAGAGTGCCTTGGATGCTGTCTCGAAAGCTCCCTTGCTGGATGCCAAGGACCAAAGACAGGCCGCGCATACTGCGTTTGCACCAGTTCACGATGCCCCCCATCCCTTTGTTGAGGACCAGTACCGGGAAGTGCAAGTAAGCGGCAGACGCAATTGGGTAAGTGATGTGCATGGTGGGGAACAGCGCTGGTTGGAGGGACGCTTGGCCATCCCTGTGGAGGACACGCCATGACTGCTCCCTTGTCACTTGTTCGCCTGTGCCCCAACACGACAGCCCTCGTGCATTGGGCTGTCGAGAAGGGTTATCTTCCCCGACGCGGAGACGCTGACCTAGGCTATGCTCTCCATGCAGCACTAAAGGAGGCACTAGGCAATTTCGCGCCTAGGCCCTTTGTTTTTCAACAACCACGCGAAGGGGAAGGTGCCGTGCTCGGCTATGTTCAGGCCAAGCCCGAAGCCATAACAGAAGTTGCCTGCCTGCCGCTGACTCGTGCATCGGCGAACGCACTTTGCCTCCAGACGATTGAAGCCCACGCCATGCCAGAAAATTGGCGGACGGGTGCTTGTTTCAGTTTTGAGGTGCGTACACGTCCCATCGTGCGTTCTCGCAGTGCGGGGCGCGGCGGCCCCAATCACGAGGTTGATGTTGCAGCG of Acidobacteriota bacterium contains these proteins:
- the cas5e gene encoding type I-E CRISPR-associated protein Cas5/CasD translates to MNKDHLILRLDAPLMSFGGVVIDNFGETDDWPSASLLVGIIGNSLGYRRTDREDLQALQDRLVFACRADCEGERLRDFQAADLNKNDKGWTTHGQPEGRAGGANTYIGKHLRYRFYWTDRVITVALRLEPAEGELSLDQVAKALDYPARPLFIGRKPCLPTAPLLVGRGRGESALDAVSKAPLLDAKDQRQAAHTAFAPVHDAPHPFVEDQYREVQVSGRRNWVSDVHGGEQRWLEGRLAIPVEDTP
- the cas6e gene encoding type I-E CRISPR-associated protein Cas6/Cse3/CasE, whose protein sequence is MTAPLSLVRLCPNTTALVHWAVEKGYLPRRGDADLGYALHAALKEALGNFAPRPFVFQQPREGEGAVLGYVQAKPEAITEVACLPLTRASANALCLQTIEAHAMPENWRTGACFSFEVRTRPIVRSRSAGRGGPNHEVDVAAWAVHRAGERIEALPSKEDAYRKWLAARLEFHGACLIAAQLISMRRTRVLRRPIIGGHRRVQEIEGPDVLFRGDLEITNSERFAEGITRGIGRHTAFGFGCLLLAPLGAWG